A window of Theileria equi strain WA chromosome 4 map unlocalized gcontig_1105471998858, whole genome shotgun sequence contains these coding sequences:
- a CDS encoding 50S ribosomal protein L17, putative (encoded by transcript BEWA_017270A), with the protein MSISGIFFLVIFFSIRFSHPFLTHSVQRYRDLTLFGNLRTREKLKRSHSGRKALLRALTTEVLRHGRIITTASKARQARPRIERIIKYSKYDNKRHALNLIRRYLYDSKLARRVLRMAPKRFEERHGGYCRIKKLSFCNKGDNSNRVILELLEY; encoded by the coding sequence ATGTCCATTTCGGGAATATTCTTCCTCGTGATATTCTTCTCAATTCGCTTTTCACATCCATTCCTCACTCATTCAGTACAAAGATACAGAGATCTCACGTTGTTTGGTAACTTGAGGACACGTGAAAAGCTAAAAAGGAGCCATTCTGGAAGAAAAGCACTGCTCAGAGCTCTTACAACAGAAGTACTACGCCACGGCAGAATCATAACGACAGCAAGCAAGGCAAGACAGGCACGTCCCCGCATAGAAAGGATCATAAAATACTCGAAATATGACAACAAGAGACATGCCCTCAACTTGATAAGGAGATACCTGTACGATAGTAAACTGGCAAGACGGGTTTTAAGAATGGCACCAAAACGATTTGAAGAGCGCCACGGCGGATATTGTAGAATAAAGAAATTAAGCTTTTGTAACAAGGGAGATAATTCAAACCGTGTCATCCTAGAATTACTAGAATATTGA